A region of Pseudarthrobacter sp. NIBRBAC000502770 DNA encodes the following proteins:
- a CDS encoding CynX/NimT family MFS transporter, with protein sequence MALPSHTTPVDDADATTDRAWLAVLAAGIAAAMHIWKLPAALAGIQADLGTSLIQAGLLLGIIQLASVVGGLATAVGGEMAGLRRLLILGLVLLSGASAVGAAAPSTEWLMATRTLEGVGFLLAVVVAPALIRKVAPPQRLNIALASWATFQGTATLIGLSAGAMFLQAAGWRQWWLIMAALTLLPVPLLLRRVPKDAAPAEAGLRPALRRVGRTVATRRPWIIGVVFACYTAQWMAVLGFLPSIYRSAGLDGPWPGLLSALVGGVNAIGALSAGPLIQRGISERSIIFWTFLSMSAASVATFAVNWDRFGNGIFIQVVLIAAFSAVGGLIPAAVTSYSVRIAPADGSVTAVLGLTQQIFNVGNFAGPMLFALLATTTRGWGTTWWLTCALSCLGMGLLALLRQAAKSDFPANGKPKCKAGHTSLQSRKRR encoded by the coding sequence TTGGCTCTGCCGTCGCACACCACACCCGTTGATGACGCCGACGCGACGACGGACAGGGCGTGGCTTGCGGTCCTCGCGGCCGGTATCGCAGCGGCCATGCACATCTGGAAGCTTCCCGCCGCCCTGGCCGGCATCCAGGCGGATCTTGGCACCTCGCTGATCCAAGCCGGGCTGCTGCTGGGCATCATCCAGCTGGCCAGCGTGGTTGGCGGCCTGGCCACGGCTGTGGGCGGTGAGATGGCCGGCCTGCGCCGACTCCTGATCCTCGGTCTTGTCCTGCTGAGCGGCGCGTCCGCCGTGGGTGCGGCCGCCCCCAGCACCGAATGGCTTATGGCAACACGCACCCTGGAGGGCGTCGGCTTCCTGCTGGCCGTGGTGGTGGCACCCGCCCTCATCCGCAAAGTGGCCCCGCCGCAGCGGCTGAACATTGCGCTGGCAAGCTGGGCCACGTTCCAGGGCACTGCTACGCTGATCGGCCTTTCCGCGGGTGCGATGTTCCTGCAGGCTGCTGGCTGGCGGCAATGGTGGCTGATTATGGCGGCTCTCACGCTTCTCCCGGTGCCGCTGCTGCTGCGCCGGGTGCCGAAGGACGCGGCTCCAGCCGAGGCCGGACTCCGGCCCGCTCTACGCAGGGTGGGGCGCACCGTTGCCACCCGCAGGCCCTGGATCATTGGCGTGGTGTTCGCCTGCTACACGGCGCAGTGGATGGCGGTGCTTGGCTTCCTGCCCTCGATCTACCGCTCAGCGGGGCTCGACGGCCCGTGGCCCGGTCTCCTCAGCGCCCTGGTCGGTGGCGTCAACGCCATCGGTGCCCTCAGTGCCGGTCCGCTGATCCAGCGGGGAATTTCTGAGCGGAGCATCATTTTCTGGACCTTCCTGTCGATGTCCGCCGCTTCCGTGGCCACGTTCGCCGTGAACTGGGACCGCTTCGGCAACGGCATCTTTATCCAGGTTGTCCTGATCGCCGCGTTTTCCGCCGTCGGGGGCCTCATACCGGCGGCGGTGACCAGCTACTCCGTGCGCATCGCACCCGCAGATGGCTCCGTCACTGCCGTGCTGGGGCTGACGCAGCAGATCTTCAATGTGGGAAACTTTGCGGGGCCCATGTTGTTCGCCCTGCTCGCCACCACTACCCGCGGCTGGGGCACCACCTGGTGGCTGACGTGTGCCTTGAGCTGCTTGGGGATGGGCCTGCTGGCGCTCCTGAGACAGGCCGCCAAAAGTGACTTTCCGGCCAACGGAAAACCCAAATGTAAGGCCGGTCACACGAGCCTACAGTCAAGGAAACGCCGGTGA
- a CDS encoding IclR family transcriptional regulator yields MANAAPAGRTTRRTGPTAAPKRPAGDDGAAAHQAASVTSRALALLGTFDTEHSVQSLSSMARRAGLPVATAHRLAGDLVAWGGLEKANGEYRVGQRIWRLGLLAPAQQNIAEVAAPFMQDVLFVTHNVVNLFILDGEEVLLVERMSGTGAGQPFRRVGARLPLHASAAGKIMLAYGAKDLFSSAVQRLEPHTPRTITQPGLLAAEIERVRANGYATTEEEAGPDNYGLAVPVFLPNKQVVAALGIVTRGRPAPVGSVVPVLNIAARGIARRLGVEHLPQ; encoded by the coding sequence ATGGCTAACGCTGCCCCGGCAGGCCGGACCACCCGGCGCACGGGTCCGACGGCCGCGCCAAAGCGTCCAGCCGGCGACGACGGTGCTGCCGCACACCAGGCGGCCAGCGTCACGTCGCGCGCCCTGGCGCTGTTGGGCACTTTCGATACCGAGCATTCCGTTCAAAGCCTCAGTTCCATGGCCCGGAGGGCAGGGCTCCCGGTGGCCACCGCACACCGCCTGGCCGGTGATTTGGTGGCGTGGGGCGGCCTCGAGAAGGCGAACGGCGAATACCGTGTAGGCCAGCGGATATGGCGGCTGGGCCTGCTGGCACCCGCGCAGCAGAACATCGCCGAAGTGGCTGCACCTTTTATGCAGGACGTTCTCTTCGTCACCCACAACGTGGTGAACCTGTTCATTCTGGACGGCGAGGAGGTCCTGCTGGTGGAGCGGATGTCCGGCACCGGTGCCGGCCAGCCGTTCCGGCGCGTGGGCGCCCGCCTGCCCCTGCACGCAAGCGCCGCGGGCAAAATCATGCTCGCTTATGGAGCCAAGGACCTCTTTTCCTCCGCTGTCCAGCGGCTGGAGCCGCATACGCCGCGGACCATCACCCAACCCGGGCTGCTGGCTGCCGAGATCGAGCGGGTCCGTGCCAACGGCTACGCCACCACTGAGGAGGAAGCCGGCCCGGACAACTACGGCCTGGCCGTTCCGGTTTTCCTGCCGAACAAGCAGGTGGTGGCCGCGCTGGGCATCGTCACCCGGGGGCGCCCGGCCCCGGTGGGCAGTGTGGTTCCGGTGCTCAACATTGCCGCCCGGGGAATCGCCCGGCGGCTGGGCGTGGAGCATCTGCCGCAGTAG
- a CDS encoding MFS transporter, which produces MSTTPTRVVHAGQEGATGPRDPRKAAMSGWIGSALEYYDFALYSLAATLIFPTIFFPAENPTVGIIASLATYAVGYVSRPVGAVVLGAYGDRHGRKKVLVFAMLLMGFATFAVGLLPTYGTVGLLAPALLVILRLIQGFAVAGELGGASAMIVEHSPDARRGFFASFSLQGTQVGSILATAVLLPLAALLPADQFGAWGWRIPFLLSAVVIFAGYLIRRRVTEPPAYAAQSGPAQARQRFPLAELLRTRPGALLRCILMTFTNVIGMATLIFGVSFATQKGYGNGFSSSEFLWVTLVANIAAVATIPVFGALSDRIGRRMLMAAGGVIGGVLVTGYLWAIEQGSLPLVFVCVVIVQGIFFQMWNATFATFFQEQFPMRIRVTGFAVSQNIGLMIASFFPSIFTAIAPPGSANIPLTIGLATLGICLVSAVATLMSSDTRGATLEDLEGRKAGRTAEPA; this is translated from the coding sequence ATGAGCACCACCCCAACCCGCGTCGTACATGCTGGCCAGGAAGGCGCAACCGGTCCCCGAGACCCGCGGAAAGCGGCGATGAGCGGCTGGATTGGAAGTGCCCTTGAGTACTACGATTTCGCGCTGTATTCGCTGGCCGCCACGCTCATCTTTCCCACCATCTTCTTCCCCGCAGAGAACCCGACCGTTGGGATCATTGCTTCCCTTGCTACCTATGCGGTGGGCTACGTCTCCCGCCCGGTAGGCGCCGTCGTCCTAGGGGCCTACGGGGACCGGCACGGTCGCAAGAAGGTGCTCGTCTTCGCCATGCTGCTCATGGGCTTCGCGACTTTCGCCGTCGGGCTCCTGCCCACGTACGGGACGGTGGGCCTCCTCGCCCCGGCCCTGCTGGTGATCCTCCGCCTGATCCAAGGCTTCGCGGTGGCCGGCGAACTGGGCGGTGCCAGCGCGATGATCGTCGAACACTCGCCGGATGCCCGGCGCGGATTCTTCGCCAGCTTCAGCCTCCAGGGCACGCAGGTGGGGTCAATCCTGGCCACCGCCGTCCTGCTGCCGCTCGCCGCCCTCCTCCCGGCTGACCAGTTCGGTGCCTGGGGCTGGCGCATCCCATTCCTGCTCAGCGCCGTCGTCATTTTCGCCGGCTACCTCATCCGCCGCCGGGTGACCGAACCCCCTGCGTACGCCGCGCAGTCCGGGCCGGCCCAGGCGCGGCAGCGCTTTCCGCTGGCCGAGCTCCTGCGCACCCGGCCGGGCGCACTGCTCCGCTGCATCCTGATGACCTTCACCAACGTCATCGGCATGGCCACCCTGATCTTCGGCGTCTCCTTTGCCACCCAGAAGGGCTACGGCAACGGCTTCTCCAGCAGCGAGTTCCTGTGGGTGACGCTGGTGGCCAATATCGCGGCAGTGGCCACCATTCCGGTGTTCGGCGCACTGTCCGACAGGATTGGCCGGCGGATGCTGATGGCGGCCGGAGGCGTTATCGGTGGCGTCCTGGTGACCGGATACCTCTGGGCCATCGAGCAGGGGAGCCTGCCGCTGGTCTTCGTCTGCGTGGTGATCGTGCAGGGCATCTTTTTCCAGATGTGGAACGCAACCTTCGCCACGTTCTTCCAGGAGCAGTTCCCCATGCGGATCAGGGTCACCGGCTTCGCGGTGTCGCAGAACATCGGACTCATGATTGCGTCGTTCTTCCCGAGCATCTTCACGGCGATCGCCCCTCCTGGCTCCGCCAACATCCCGCTGACCATCGGGCTGGCCACGCTCGGCATCTGCCTGGTCTCGGCCGTGGCCACCCTGATGTCCTCCGATACCAGGGGCGCCACCCTGGAGGACCTCGAGGGACGGAAGGCCGGGCGGACCGCGGAGCCCGCTTAG
- a CDS encoding GntR family transcriptional regulator: protein MPESPTRNTGAHLVYAELKRRILSLELKPGERIYEPAMASALQVSRTPLREAIRRLISEGLLEQQPTGGVLVPALDEGAISELYEVRAAMESLMARNACLKATPGDVEDLKGILERNAAMVTFADDAMRQGMALHAKIAAIAGNSWARRFHGQISSHMERYRHFTNSTQERRHQALAQHRILVDAVASGDPEKAAAIAFEHVMGARDAAVRAISGATGAGA from the coding sequence ATGCCAGAGTCACCCACCCGGAACACAGGGGCCCATCTTGTCTACGCCGAGCTGAAACGCCGCATCCTGAGCCTTGAGCTGAAACCCGGGGAACGCATCTACGAACCGGCGATGGCGTCGGCGCTGCAGGTGAGCCGAACGCCGCTGCGCGAGGCCATCCGGCGCCTCATCTCCGAGGGCCTCCTGGAGCAGCAGCCCACCGGCGGGGTGCTGGTGCCGGCGCTGGACGAAGGCGCCATCTCGGAACTGTACGAGGTCCGCGCGGCAATGGAATCACTGATGGCACGCAACGCCTGCCTGAAAGCAACGCCGGGCGACGTCGAAGACCTCAAGGGCATCCTGGAACGCAACGCAGCCATGGTGACGTTCGCCGACGACGCCATGCGGCAGGGCATGGCGCTGCACGCCAAAATCGCCGCGATCGCCGGCAACTCCTGGGCCCGCCGCTTCCACGGCCAGATCTCGAGCCACATGGAACGGTACCGGCACTTCACCAACAGCACGCAGGAGCGCCGCCACCAGGCCCTCGCCCAGCACCGGATCCTGGTGGATGCAGTGGCCAGTGGCGATCCGGAGAAGGCCGCCGCCATCGCGTTCGAGCACGTGATGGGCGCCCGGGACGCTGCGGTGCGGGCCATCTCCGGCGCCACCGGCGCCGGCGCATGA
- a CDS encoding MBL fold metallo-hydrolase, giving the protein MSVELITLGTAAGPAIRGPENGISSALVVGDAFYMVDFGLGCSRAAHEAGLRGKDFVAGFVTHLHSDHVVELPGFLLWNWGNPVEGFTRPVSVVGPGKDATRTGGGGLSGTAELVSHSLQAFSYDIDIRVHDEARPDLASLVRTVDLATPAHGSEDAARPFDVYEDDRVKVTGILVEHPPVRPALAFRFETDAGSVVFSGDTAECEAMVVLAEGADVLVHEAVNLDFYADKGFAPEFLNHQRIAHTPPEAAGRVASAAGVDRLVLSHLAGRAEPQWWRSRAASTFPGTVDVAVSGQRFRIGSPVLAST; this is encoded by the coding sequence GTGAGCGTCGAACTGATCACTCTTGGCACCGCCGCCGGCCCGGCCATCCGCGGACCTGAAAACGGCATCTCCAGCGCACTGGTGGTGGGTGATGCCTTCTACATGGTGGACTTTGGCCTCGGCTGCTCCCGCGCGGCACATGAGGCGGGGCTCCGGGGCAAGGATTTTGTGGCCGGCTTCGTCACGCACCTGCATTCGGACCATGTGGTGGAACTTCCCGGCTTCCTGCTGTGGAACTGGGGGAATCCGGTGGAGGGCTTCACGCGGCCGGTATCAGTTGTTGGCCCCGGCAAGGATGCCACCCGGACGGGTGGCGGCGGCCTGTCCGGCACTGCCGAACTGGTGTCCCACTCGCTGCAGGCCTTCTCCTACGACATTGACATCCGGGTCCATGACGAGGCCCGCCCGGACCTTGCGTCACTGGTGCGCACCGTGGACCTGGCCACCCCCGCGCACGGCTCCGAGGACGCGGCCCGCCCCTTCGACGTCTACGAGGATGACAGGGTCAAGGTCACCGGCATCCTGGTGGAGCACCCGCCGGTGCGGCCCGCCTTGGCGTTCCGCTTCGAGACCGACGCCGGTTCTGTCGTATTCTCCGGCGATACCGCCGAATGCGAGGCCATGGTTGTGCTCGCCGAGGGTGCGGACGTCCTGGTGCATGAAGCGGTCAACCTGGACTTCTATGCGGACAAGGGGTTCGCGCCGGAGTTCCTTAACCACCAGCGGATCGCCCACACGCCACCTGAGGCCGCCGGCCGGGTAGCCTCCGCGGCGGGGGTGGACCGGCTTGTGCTCTCCCACCTGGCCGGGCGGGCGGAACCGCAGTGGTGGCGCAGCCGTGCTGCCTCAACCTTTCCCGGCACCGTGGACGTCGCCGTCAGCGGCCAGCGTTTCCGCATCGGCAGCCCCGTCCTGGCTTCTACCTGA
- a CDS encoding IS481 family transposase encodes MSHPNAFLTPRGRLQLAQCVVDQCWSLRRAAERFQVSVPTAERWAKRYREEGPEGMVDRSSRPHSSPRRTATRTERRIIAVRVNRRWGPARIGYLLGLHPSTVHRVLSRYRLAKLTWLDRGTGRVIRRYEHDRPGDLVHVDIKKLGRIPDGGGHRVVGRTAGWKNKTGTKANRRPGYHYLHNAVDDHSRLAYTEILTDETKETAAGFWVRANAWFKEHGVTVQRVLTDNGNCYRSHAFAEALGPNIKHKRTRPYRPQTNGKVERFNRTMLEEWAYIRPYRSEAERVAAFPDWLHAYNHHRAHTALKGKTPASRVINLSGQYS; translated from the coding sequence GTGTCCCACCCTAATGCTTTCCTCACTCCTCGTGGCCGGTTACAGCTCGCGCAGTGTGTTGTTGATCAGTGCTGGAGCCTGCGCCGTGCCGCGGAGCGGTTTCAGGTTTCGGTCCCGACTGCTGAACGTTGGGCGAAGCGCTACCGCGAGGAGGGACCCGAAGGAATGGTGGACCGTTCGAGTCGGCCACATTCCTCGCCCCGCAGGACTGCTACGCGTACCGAACGGAGGATCATCGCCGTGCGTGTGAACCGCCGGTGGGGCCCTGCCAGGATCGGCTATCTGCTGGGTCTGCACCCCTCGACCGTCCACCGGGTACTGTCCCGCTACCGGCTGGCGAAACTAACCTGGCTCGATCGCGGCACAGGACGAGTGATCCGCCGCTATGAACACGACAGGCCGGGGGATTTGGTCCACGTGGACATCAAGAAGCTGGGCCGGATCCCCGATGGCGGCGGACATCGAGTCGTGGGCAGGACCGCTGGCTGGAAGAACAAGACCGGCACCAAGGCCAACCGCCGGCCCGGCTACCACTACCTCCACAATGCCGTGGATGACCACTCACGACTGGCTTACACCGAGATCCTCACTGACGAAACCAAGGAAACGGCAGCAGGCTTCTGGGTGCGGGCAAACGCCTGGTTCAAAGAACACGGAGTTACCGTCCAACGTGTTCTGACTGACAACGGGAACTGCTACCGGTCCCATGCTTTCGCCGAAGCGCTGGGTCCGAATATCAAACACAAACGCACCCGCCCCTACAGACCACAAACCAACGGCAAAGTCGAACGGTTCAACCGCACCATGCTTGAGGAATGGGCCTACATCCGCCCCTACCGCTCAGAAGCCGAGCGAGTTGCTGCTTTCCCCGACTGGCTCCATGCTTACAATCACCATCGAGCCCACACTGCACTCAAAGGTAAGACACCGGCCAGCCGCGTCATCAACCTCTCAGGTCAATACAGCTAG
- a CDS encoding cytochrome P450 codes for MTVTTHDANVLDEDPFDTANLLDPYPFLGRLRDAGAVSYLESAGSYAVAGYQEVYEVLTDFETYISSGGLGPRDIRKDSGWRPPSILESDPPIHTVMRRALTGVINPGTVRALREPFTPPAVELTEQLARRNRFDAITDLAEKYPLRVFPDAVGIPDVGREHLLPYGNMVFNAFGPENYIFKQAFAQGDEHAAAVMRNCQRENLDDTGFGAQIWKRVEDGLITEQQATLLVRALLSAGVDTTIFGIGNTLSVLARYPEAWAQLRENPKMAKFAVDEALRLESPFQKFHRTVAVDTVLGGVHIPAGAKVLVFLGAANRDPRKWGENADDFDLNRNASGHVAFGMGLHQCVGQPIARLEMEIVLQQLLERVATIEPAGAPVPILHNVLRGFESLPVRVTAA; via the coding sequence ATGACCGTTACCACCCACGACGCCAATGTGTTGGACGAGGATCCGTTCGACACCGCAAACCTCCTGGACCCCTATCCGTTCCTGGGCCGGCTCCGCGACGCCGGAGCCGTGTCCTACTTGGAGAGTGCGGGCAGCTACGCCGTGGCCGGGTACCAGGAGGTCTACGAGGTCCTGACCGACTTCGAAACCTATATCTCCTCCGGCGGCCTGGGCCCGCGGGACATCCGCAAGGACTCTGGCTGGCGTCCGCCGAGCATCCTGGAATCGGACCCGCCCATTCACACCGTCATGCGCCGCGCCCTGACCGGCGTCATTAACCCCGGCACGGTGCGTGCCCTCCGCGAGCCGTTCACGCCGCCTGCCGTGGAGCTGACGGAGCAGCTTGCCCGCCGCAACCGGTTCGACGCCATTACGGACCTCGCCGAAAAGTACCCCCTCCGTGTCTTCCCCGACGCGGTTGGGATTCCCGACGTCGGACGTGAACACCTGCTGCCGTACGGCAACATGGTGTTCAACGCGTTCGGTCCGGAGAACTACATCTTCAAGCAGGCTTTCGCACAGGGCGACGAGCACGCCGCCGCGGTGATGCGGAACTGCCAGCGCGAAAACCTGGACGACACCGGGTTCGGCGCCCAGATCTGGAAGCGCGTGGAGGACGGGCTGATCACCGAGCAGCAAGCCACGCTCCTGGTCCGCGCCCTGCTGTCCGCCGGCGTGGACACCACCATCTTCGGCATCGGCAACACGCTCTCCGTGCTGGCGCGCTACCCGGAAGCCTGGGCCCAGCTGCGGGAAAACCCGAAGATGGCGAAGTTTGCCGTGGATGAGGCGCTGCGCCTGGAATCGCCGTTCCAAAAGTTCCACCGGACCGTCGCGGTGGACACCGTCCTGGGCGGAGTACATATCCCTGCCGGGGCCAAGGTCCTGGTGTTCCTCGGCGCCGCGAACCGTGACCCGCGCAAGTGGGGTGAGAACGCTGATGACTTCGATCTCAACCGCAATGCATCGGGCCACGTCGCGTTCGGGATGGGCCTGCACCAGTGTGTGGGGCAGCCGATCGCCCGGCTCGAAATGGAAATTGTGCTGCAGCAGCTGCTGGAGCGGGTGGCCACCATCGAACCTGCCGGCGCCCCGGTGCCCATCCTGCACAACGTGCTCCGCGGGTTTGAGTCCCTCCCGGTGCGCGTCACGGCCGCATAG
- a CDS encoding aldehyde dehydrogenase family protein, producing MTATQYEVHDPATLELVGHAPENTAQDVEAAVAAARAASAGWAADREARRNSLLAGAALIRRDLDALATLLSREQGKPKAEAAGEFSVAAGLFEYYADLEWDSEQQLSPRADRSLEVQYRPVGIVGTITPWNFPISLLCVKLAPALVAGCTVVAKPSPSTPLSTIALVNLLNEALPAGVLQVRTSSRRTVNVALSTSPGIRKISFTGSTEVGISIAQQAASTVKRVTMELGGNDPAIVLDDADIAVTARGIVGSAFRNAGQVCMAVKRVYVPRSRSAELAEAIAVEAARHVLGHGIADGTTMGPMHNESQLKLVHGLVDSAVGAGARILSGGTADCDLPGYFLSPTVVIDAEPGMDLVEHEQFGAALPIVAYDSLDDTIAGLNAGEFGLGASVWSQDQERAYATASRIDAGTVWVNQHTVVEPDAPFGGWKASGVGRERGRWGLEEYLETRVINARPHA from the coding sequence ATGACGGCAACCCAGTATGAGGTCCACGACCCGGCCACCCTTGAACTCGTTGGACATGCTCCGGAAAACACCGCGCAGGACGTCGAGGCTGCGGTGGCAGCCGCCCGTGCGGCGTCGGCCGGCTGGGCCGCGGACCGGGAGGCCCGCCGCAATTCCCTGCTGGCAGGCGCGGCCCTGATCCGCCGTGACCTGGACGCGCTGGCCACCCTGCTCTCCCGGGAACAGGGCAAACCGAAGGCCGAGGCCGCCGGCGAATTCTCCGTGGCCGCAGGGCTGTTCGAGTACTACGCCGACCTGGAATGGGACTCGGAACAGCAGCTGAGCCCGCGCGCGGACCGCAGCCTGGAGGTCCAGTACCGGCCCGTGGGCATCGTTGGCACCATCACGCCCTGGAACTTCCCCATCTCGCTGCTCTGTGTGAAACTTGCCCCCGCTTTGGTGGCCGGCTGCACCGTGGTCGCCAAGCCCTCACCATCCACTCCCCTGTCCACGATTGCCCTGGTGAACCTGCTCAACGAGGCCCTCCCCGCCGGTGTGCTGCAGGTCCGGACCAGTTCGCGGCGGACTGTGAACGTTGCTTTGAGCACCTCGCCGGGCATCCGCAAGATCTCCTTCACCGGTTCCACGGAGGTGGGCATCTCCATCGCGCAGCAGGCCGCCTCAACGGTTAAGCGCGTCACCATGGAACTGGGCGGGAATGATCCTGCCATCGTGCTGGACGATGCGGACATCGCAGTCACCGCCCGCGGCATTGTGGGCAGCGCCTTCCGCAACGCCGGCCAAGTCTGCATGGCGGTCAAGCGCGTCTATGTCCCGCGCAGCCGCAGTGCGGAACTTGCTGAGGCCATTGCCGTCGAGGCAGCCCGCCATGTGCTGGGCCACGGCATTGCTGATGGCACCACCATGGGCCCGATGCACAACGAGTCCCAGCTCAAGCTGGTCCACGGCCTGGTGGATTCCGCCGTGGGCGCCGGTGCCCGCATCCTCTCCGGGGGAACCGCCGACTGCGACCTGCCGGGCTACTTCCTCTCCCCCACCGTAGTGATCGACGCCGAACCCGGCATGGACCTGGTGGAGCATGAACAGTTCGGGGCGGCGCTGCCCATCGTGGCCTACGACAGCCTCGACGACACCATCGCGGGACTGAACGCCGGCGAATTCGGCCTCGGCGCATCGGTGTGGAGCCAGGACCAGGAGCGGGCCTACGCCACTGCCTCCCGCATTGATGCAGGAACGGTCTGGGTCAACCAGCACACCGTGGTGGAACCGGACGCCCCGTTCGGCGGCTGGAAGGCCTCCGGCGTGGGCCGCGAGCGCGGCCGCTGGGGCCTGGAGGAATACCTGGAAACCCGTGTCATCAATGCCCGCCCGCACGCCTGA
- a CDS encoding SDR family oxidoreductase, which translates to MSHEQLPIVLTGVSSGIGARTARILAARGIPLIGIDRNPPTEFSGTFVQADLSSQAGIDAAAAAVTAAAPHGIAGLANIAGVPGTAPWRTVLAVNVFGVRGLVRALAPLLGEGGAVVNLASNVAVNWREVKAKCSAFALAEDQAAALESIAGDDGVTGESYLFSKQCVRVLTEHLAAELLPQRIRVNSVSPGPVATPILEDFKKDHGRDKVEGAGALLGRFGDPDDIAPVIDFLLRPESGWVNGSDIRVDGGLGAYRGSGLAAVPK; encoded by the coding sequence ATGTCCCACGAGCAACTGCCCATCGTACTCACCGGGGTCTCCTCCGGAATCGGGGCACGTACCGCCCGCATCCTCGCCGCCCGCGGCATCCCGCTGATCGGCATCGACCGCAACCCACCCACTGAGTTCAGCGGCACATTTGTCCAAGCGGATCTCTCGAGCCAGGCCGGCATCGACGCCGCAGCGGCAGCAGTCACCGCCGCAGCGCCGCACGGCATCGCGGGCCTGGCGAACATCGCCGGCGTTCCTGGGACGGCCCCGTGGCGGACCGTGCTGGCGGTGAACGTATTCGGCGTCCGCGGGCTGGTCCGGGCGCTTGCGCCCTTGCTCGGCGAGGGCGGCGCCGTGGTGAACCTGGCCTCCAACGTTGCCGTGAACTGGCGGGAGGTCAAGGCAAAGTGCTCCGCTTTCGCGCTCGCCGAAGACCAAGCTGCCGCCTTGGAGTCCATTGCCGGCGACGACGGGGTGACGGGTGAGTCCTACCTCTTCTCCAAACAGTGCGTCCGGGTCCTCACCGAGCACCTGGCCGCCGAACTGCTGCCGCAGCGGATCCGGGTCAACAGCGTCAGCCCGGGACCCGTGGCCACTCCCATCCTCGAGGACTTCAAGAAAGACCACGGCCGCGACAAGGTGGAGGGCGCCGGTGCACTGCTGGGCCGCTTCGGCGACCCGGACGATATTGCCCCCGTCATCGACTTCCTGCTCCGCCCCGAATCGGGCTGGGTGAACGGCTCGGACATCCGCGTGGACGGCGGCCTGGGCGCCTACCGCGGCTCCGGCCTCGCCGCAGTACCCAAGTGA
- a CDS encoding PDR/VanB family oxidoreductase, translated as MSASAGATIDAVVDQVDVVADQVVSLVLRRADGQPFQPWQPGAHIDVHVGDGLIRQYSLCSSPDELDHLRIGVLHVPDSRGGSKAVHALLAGTPLTISEPRNNFPLRESRRYLYIAGGIGITPLIPMLEAAQAAGKEWTLIYGGRSRNTMAFAQQLEDLYGTDRIRIIAEDEAGRLDLDQILGMPRAHMLVYACGPGGLLGAVEERCMGWPPGALHTERFVASTLGAAAANAPFEVELARTGTTVTVPNDKTILEAVEEVGVRVLSSCRGGLCGTCETQIIAGEPEHRDAVLTQEDRDAGEIMLVCVSRAAAGCSRLVLDL; from the coding sequence ATGAGTGCATCTGCAGGAGCCACTATCGACGCCGTGGTGGACCAGGTGGACGTTGTGGCGGACCAGGTGGTTTCCCTGGTCCTGCGACGGGCTGATGGCCAGCCGTTCCAGCCCTGGCAGCCCGGCGCTCACATCGATGTCCACGTAGGCGATGGCCTTATTCGCCAGTACTCCCTGTGTTCCTCGCCTGACGAACTGGACCACCTGCGCATCGGTGTGCTGCACGTGCCGGATTCCCGTGGCGGATCAAAAGCAGTGCACGCCCTGTTGGCGGGCACGCCCCTGACCATTTCCGAACCCCGCAACAACTTTCCGCTGCGCGAGTCGCGGCGCTACCTCTATATCGCCGGCGGCATTGGCATCACCCCGCTCATTCCCATGCTGGAAGCGGCCCAGGCTGCAGGCAAGGAATGGACCCTGATCTACGGCGGCCGGAGCCGGAACACCATGGCCTTCGCGCAGCAGCTGGAGGACCTGTACGGGACTGACCGGATCAGGATCATCGCCGAGGACGAAGCCGGCCGGCTCGACCTGGACCAGATTCTTGGCATGCCGCGGGCGCACATGCTGGTGTACGCGTGCGGACCCGGCGGCCTGCTCGGCGCGGTGGAGGAACGCTGCATGGGCTGGCCGCCGGGCGCCCTGCACACGGAGCGTTTCGTCGCCTCCACACTGGGTGCCGCCGCCGCCAACGCCCCGTTCGAGGTGGAGCTGGCCCGGACCGGGACCACCGTCACCGTGCCGAATGACAAGACCATCCTCGAAGCGGTGGAGGAAGTGGGCGTGCGCGTCCTGTCCTCCTGCCGCGGCGGCCTGTGCGGCACTTGCGAAACCCAGATCATTGCGGGTGAGCCGGAACACCGGGACGCAGTGCTCACCCAGGAGGACCGGGATGCGGGCGAAATCATGCTGGTCTGCGTCTCGCGGGCCGCCGCGGGATGTTCGCGGCTCGTCCTGGACCTCTAG